The following proteins are encoded in a genomic region of Necator americanus strain Aroian chromosome II, whole genome shotgun sequence:
- a CDS encoding hypothetical protein (NECATOR_CHRII.G6609.T3), whose translation MAICTYNARTLASEAAIEDLMMQAKKIKYDVIGLTETRRRHPLNAVYETGEELFLGKCDSRGVGGVGVLVNTSMAKNIDSFEQLTTRIGRLRMRRCGPIPALTIFVVYAPTSSYEEVEAFYMDLEKFYQEDHAFYKVIVGDFNAKKPSSLRWTWESPGGGYRNEIDHIIVNKRFCLTDVGVVPKFYTGSDHRLLRGRFSFTRRAEKAAKFRERNPRTTINWDLFATLAGFWEDSAMDNIDEEYDRLVEHLHDCAKKAESFKTTKRRLSLETLELIRQRGAARAAGNQELTSELARLCREAIKEDLKERRAELLAEAAEAGKSIRYARRDFASRKTRMTALRNPKGTAIASRRGREKIIYDFYSDLFDSHVHLPPHHLREDGQVIPEVLPSEIRHAIMSVRNRTAPGPDRIRPEHLKSLPPVLINTLARLFTRYLSECKVPKQWKTSNTVLLYKKGDPHDIGNYRPICLLSVIYELFTRVILNRIEKILDEGQPCEQAGVQDAALSHLHRLEKAFDSVETEAVVEALDNQGFPTQYIKVLRELNSNFTTEISPFYKNIIIDVKRGVRQGDTISPKIFTATLENAMRKLEWDDMGVKVNGRQLHHLRFADDIVLVTPSISQAERMLTEFDETCGCIGLQLNLQKTMFMRNGWVSDAPFTLNGTNISECTSYVYLGRELNMMNDPTPELGRRRRAAWGAYKSIEDVVKKTRNTRLRAHLFNTTVLPALTYASETWAFRKQEENAVSVIERAIERVMLGVSRFTQVRDGIRSSLLRQRSKIRDAAAFARESKIRWAGHVMRFDDNRWTRAVSDWVPRDIKRTTGRPPTRWSDFFTKSLKEKYDALRVPRERRNHWATLARDRDKWKNYWRPLDQFEDQRESR comes from the exons atggcaatctgtacttataacgcacgtacgcttgcatcggaagcggccatcgaagatctgatgatgcaagccaagaagatcaagtacgatgtcatcggactgaccgagacgagacgacgtcaccctctcaacgccgtatatgaaactggagaagaactgttcttgggaaaatgcgacagtagaggtgttggtggagttggcgtcctcgtcaacacgagtatggcaaagaacatcgactcttttgaacaacttacgacccgaatcggacgtctgcggatgagaagatgtggcccaataccagctttgactatcttcgtcgtttacgctccaacatcaagctacgaagaagtcgaagctttctatatggacctggagaagttctaccaagaagatcatgccttctacaaggtcatagttggcgatttcaacgctaag aagccctcttctttacgctggacgtgggagtcacccggtggagggtaccgtaatgaaatagaccacatcatcgtcaataaaaggttctgcctgacggacgtcggtgttgtaccaaagttttatacgggatcggaccatcgcctcctccgaggaagattttccttcacaaggagagcagagaaagccgccaagttcagagagagaaatcccaggactaccatcaactgggatctcttcgctacgctagccggcttttgggaagattccgcaatggacaacatcgacgaggaatatgaccggcttgtcgaacaccttcacgactgcgcgaagaaggctgagagttttaaaaccaccaagaggcgcctgtctcttgaaactcttgagctgatacgccagcgtggagcagcacgagccgcagggaaccaagaactcacgtccgagctcgcaaggctttgccgagaggcgataaaggaagaccttaaagagagaagagcagaattgctggctgaagctgcagaggcggggaaaagcatccgctatgcccgtcgagacttcgccagtcgcaagacgaggatgactgctctccggaacccaaagggaacagccattgcatcgagaagggggagggagaaaatcatctacgacttctactctgatctcttcgacagccatgtccacttgcctcctcaccatctgagggaagatggacaagtcattccagaggttctcccgtccgaaatacgacatgctatcatgtcggtaagaaatcgtacggcacccggtcccgacagaataagaccagaacacctgaagagccttccgccagtactcatcaacaccctggcgaggctctttacacgttatctgtcggaatgcaaggttcctaaacagtggaagaccagcaacaccgtgttgttgtataaaaagggagatccacatgacatcggcaactatcgcccaatctgcctactgtccgtcatctacgagctctttacaagagtaatccttaataggattgaaaaaatcttggatgaaggacagccatgcgagcaagcagg agtacaagatgccgctctgtctcaccttcatcgacttgaaaaagccttcgactcagttgagacggaagcggtcgtggaagcattggacaaccaagggttccctactcagtacataaaggtacttcgagagttgaacagcaacttcacgaccgaaatttcgccattctacaagaatatcatcattgacgtgaagaggggggtccgacagggtgatacaatttcacccaaaatattcacagccaccctcgagaacgcaatgcgaaagttggaatgggacgacatgggagtgaaggtgaatggtcggcagctacaccatttgcgttttgctgatgacatcgtactggtaacacctagcatcagccaagcggaacgaatgctgaccgaattcgacgaaacatgtggatgcatcggtcttcagctgaatctacaaaagacgatgttcatgcggaacggatgggtctcggatgccccattcacgctcaacggaacgaacatatccgaatgcaccagctacgtttatctgggtcgggaactgaacatgatgaacgacccgacccccgagctgggcaggaggagacgagcggcttggggagcgtacaagagcatcgaggatgtagtgaagaagaccaggaacacccggctccgtgctcacctcttcaacaccaccgtacttcctgctttgacctatgcttcggaaacctgggcatttcgcaagcaggaagaaaacgcggtgagcgtcattgaacgcgcaattgagagagtgatgctaggagtatcccgtttcacgcaagtgagggacgggattcgaagttctctcctacgtcagcgatcgaagattagagacgccgccgcgtttgccagggaaagtaaaataaggtgggccggacacgtgatgcgctttgatgacaaccgttggaccagagccgtgagcgactgggttccccgcgatattaagcgcactacaggaagaccgccgacccgatggtcagatttcttcacgaagtccttgaaagaaaaatatgatgctcttcgtgtcccacgcgaaaggaggaaccactgggctactctggcacgcgatcgggacaaatggaagaattactggcgcccgctcgaccagttcgaagatcaacgggagtcaaggtga
- a CDS encoding hypothetical protein (NECATOR_CHRII.G6609.T1), with the protein MAICTYNARTLASEAAIEDLMMQAKKIKYDVIGLTETRRRHPLNAVYETGEELFLGKCDSRGVGGVGVLVNTSMAKNIDSFEQLTTRIGRLRMRRCGPIPALTIFVVYAPTSSYEEVEAFYMDLEKFYQEDHAFYKVIVGDFNAKVGPRRTPEELHNGMTRERGSPSSS; encoded by the coding sequence atggcaatctgtacttataacgcacgtacgcttgcatcggaagcggccatcgaagatctgatgatgcaagccaagaagatcaagtacgatgtcatcggactgaccgagacgagacgacgtcaccctctcaacgccgtatatgaaactggagaagaactgttcttgggaaaatgcgacagtagaggtgttggtggagttggcgtcctcgtcaacacgagtatggcaaagaacatcgactcttttgaacaacttacgacccgaatcggacgtctgcggatgagaagatgtggcccaataccagctttgactatcttcgtcgtttacgctccaacatcaagctacgaagaagtcgaagctttctatatggacctggagaagttctaccaagaagatcatgccttctacaaggtcatagttggcgatttcaacgctaaggttggcccaagaagaacgccggaggaacttcacaatggaatgaccagggagagaggctctccgagttcatcatga
- a CDS encoding hypothetical protein (NECATOR_CHRII.G6609.T2) — protein sequence MDNIDEEYDRLVEHLHDCAKKAESFKTTKRRLSLETLELIRQRGAARAAGNQELTSELARLCREAIKEDLKERRAELLAEAAEAGKSIRYARRDFASRKTRMTALRNPKGTAIASRRGREKIIYDFYSDLFDSHVHLPPHHLREDGQVIPEVLPSEIRHAIMSVRNRTAPGPDRIRPEHLKSLPPVLINTLARLFTRYLSECKVPKQWKTSNTVLLYKKGDPHDIGNYRPICLLSVIYELFTRVILNRIEKILDEGQPCEQAGFRKGFSTIDHIHTVSKLIEVSREYKMPLCLTFIDLKKPSTQLRRKRSWKHWTTKGSLLST from the coding sequence atggacaacatcgacgaggaatatgaccggcttgtcgaacaccttcacgactgcgcgaagaaggctgagagttttaaaaccaccaagaggcgcctgtctcttgaaactcttgagctgatacgccagcgtggagcagcacgagccgcagggaaccaagaactcacgtccgagctcgcaaggctttgccgagaggcgataaaggaagaccttaaagagagaagagcagaattgctggctgaagctgcagaggcggggaaaagcatccgctatgcccgtcgagacttcgccagtcgcaagacgaggatgactgctctccggaacccaaagggaacagccattgcatcgagaagggggagggagaaaatcatctacgacttctactctgatctcttcgacagccatgtccacttgcctcctcaccatctgagggaagatggacaagtcattccagaggttctcccgtccgaaatacgacatgctatcatgtcggtaagaaatcgtacggcacccggtcccgacagaataagaccagaacacctgaagagccttccgccagtactcatcaacaccctggcgaggctctttacacgttatctgtcggaatgcaaggttcctaaacagtggaagaccagcaacaccgtgttgttgtataaaaagggagatccacatgacatcggcaactatcgcccaatctgcctactgtccgtcatctacgagctctttacaagagtaatccttaataggattgaaaaaatcttggatgaaggacagccatgcgagcaagcagggtttcgaaaaggattcagcacgattgaccacattcacactgtttcgaaactcatcgaggtatcacgagagtacaagatgccgctctgtctcaccttcatcgacttgaaaaagccttcgactcagttgagacggaagcggtcgtggaagcattggacaaccaagggttccctactcagtacataa
- a CDS encoding hypothetical protein (NECATOR_CHRII.G6610.T1) codes for MRKLEWDDMGVKVNGRQLHHLRFADDIVLVTPSISQAERMLTEFDETCGCIGLQLNLQKTMFMRNGWVSDAPFTLNGTNISECTSYVYLGRELNMMNDPTPELGRRRRAAWGAYKSIEDVVKKTRNTRLRAHLFNTTVLPALTYASETWAFRKQEENAVSVIERAIERVMLGVSRFTQVRDGIRSSLLRQRSKIRDAAAFARESKIRWAGHVMRFDDNRWTRAVSDWVPRDIKRTTGRPPTRWSDFFTKSLKEKYDALRVPRERRNHWATLARDRDKWKNYWRPLDQFEDQRESR; via the coding sequence atgcgaaagttggaatgggacgacatgggagtgaaggtgaatggtcggcagctacaccatttgcgttttgctgatgacatcgtactggtaacacctagcatcagccaagcggaacgaatgctgaccgaattcgacgaaacatgtggatgcatcggtcttcagctgaatctacaaaagacgatgttcatgcggaacggatgggtctcggatgccccattcacgctcaacggaacgaacatatccgaatgcaccagctacgtttatctgggtcgggaactgaacatgatgaacgacccgacccccgagctgggcaggaggagacgagcggcttggggagcgtacaagagcatcgaggatgtagtgaagaagaccaggaacacccggctccgtgctcacctcttcaacaccaccgtacttcctgctttgacctatgcttcggaaacctgggcatttcgcaagcaggaagaaaacgcggtgagcgtcattgaacgcgcaattgagagagtgatgctaggagtatcccgtttcacgcaagtgagggacgggattcgaagttctctcctacgtcagcgatcgaagattagagacgccgccgcgtttgccagggaaagtaaaataaggtgggccggacacgtgatgcgctttgatgacaaccgttggaccagagccgtgagcgactgggttccccgcgatattaagcgcactacaggaagaccgccgacccgatggtcagatttcttcacgaagtccttgaaagaaaaatatgatgctcttcgtgtcccacgcgaaaggaggaaccactgggctactctggcacgcgatcgggacaaatggaagaattactggcgcccgctcgaccagttcgaagatcaacgggagtcaaggtga